In a single window of the Esox lucius isolate fEsoLuc1 chromosome 22, fEsoLuc1.pri, whole genome shotgun sequence genome:
- the LOC105007450 gene encoding ras-related protein Rab-20-like isoform X2, with protein sequence MLERLLCYTGREQFHGLGSMYCRGATAVILTYDVTNRQSLAELEERFLSLTDTANHDCIYAVVGNKADLTDPLADRENYEGVCPVHKPNYACQLIPSGSPTLFSPGAEREVQKEDAVALYQRILRYKAVDEHLSPPAERMCFETSAKTGANVDTLFETLFDMVLPSILRKRSESKASSTIDLEDYGPVTSKQIKGGCC encoded by the coding sequence GTCGGGAACAGTTCCACGGACTGGGTTCCATGTACTGTCGGGGTGCAACTGCTGTCATCCTTACCTACGACGTGACCAACCGCCAGAGTCTGGCCGAGCTGGAGGAGCGCTTTCTGTCCCTCACCGACACAGCCAATCACGACTGCATCTATGCGGTGGTGGGCAACAAGGCTGACCTTACTGACCCCCTCGCTGACAGAGAAAACTATGAGGGAGTCTGCCCAGTCCACAAACCCAATTACGCCTGCCAGCTCATCCCTTCAGGCTCACCCACCTTGTTCTCCCCCGGGGCTGAACGAGAGGTTCAGAAGGAGGATGCTGTGGCATTGTACCAGCGTATCCTCCGCTACAAAGCAGTCGATGAGCATTTGAGCCCACCGGCAGAGAGGATGTGCTTTGAAACAAGTGCCAAAACTGGTGCTAACGTGGACACACTGTTTGAGACGCTGTTCGACATGGTTCTGCCCTCCATCCTGAGGAAGAGGTCGGAGAGCAAAGCCTCATCCACCATAGACTTGGAAGACTATGGGCCAGTGACCAGCAAGCAAATCAAGGGAGGCTGCTGCTAG